In one Carassius carassius chromosome 14, fCarCar2.1, whole genome shotgun sequence genomic region, the following are encoded:
- the LOC132156583 gene encoding forkhead box protein I1c-like, which produces MNTIDAQIHNNSMAAVIPLQQLPKNAHETPDMAVYCDNFSVYHQQSLPAAQRPAGYGLGDYATPNPYLWLNGPSVNSSSSYIHGNNSPSFIPPAYGSQRQYLTNSSGFAGPDLGWLSIASHEELLKLVRPPYSYSALIAMAIQNAHEKKLTLSQIYQYVADNFPFYKKSKAGWQNSIRHNLSLNDCFKKVPRDKDDPGKGNYWTLDPNCEKMFDNGNFRRKRKRRSDSSTGVTSNAKLEEDRQLAGLKPTDSPHLTGPASPDTDAANDSHKGVSPAGLASTPCFNNFFNSMSALSSSSTPTSRQGSLGLVNELSSRNISALSPYHASSAPDAGGAGELQDSVHVNRGMYYNSFTSGQSAQFNGHFYNSFSVNSLIYPRDGTEL; this is translated from the exons ATGAACACCATCGACGCGCAGATCCATAACAATAGTATGGCTGCTGTCATCCCTCTCCAGCAACTGCCAAAAAACGCGCACGAGACACCGGATATGGCCGTATATTGTGACAACTTCAGTGTTTACCACCAACAGAGTCTACCTGCGGCGCAGAGACCAGCGGGCTACGGCCTGGGGGACTACGCGACCCCAAACCCATACCTGTGGCTCAATGGACCcagtgttaactcctcttcgTCTTACATACATGGCAACAACAGCCCGTCGTTCATCCCTCCGGCTTACGGCTCTCAGAGGCAATATCTCACCAACTCCTCCGGGTTCGCCGGTCCGGACTTGGGCTGGCTCTCCATCGCGAGCCATGAGGAACTGTTAAAGCTCGTGCGCCCGCCTTACTCGTACTCGGCTCTGATAGCCATGGCAATACAGAACGCGCACGAGAAGAAGTTAACTTTGAGCCAGATATATCAATATGTGGCGGATAATTTCCCGTTTTATAAAAAGAGTAAGGCGGGATGGCAGAACTCCATTAGGCACAACCTTTCACTGAATGACTGCTTTAAAAAGGTGCCGCGAGACAAAGACGACCCGG GCAAAGGAAACTACTGGACTCTAGACCCCAACTGTGAGAAGATGTTTGACAACGGCAACTTTCGTAGAAAAAGGAAGCGCAGGTCTGACTCCAGCACAGGTGTTACCAGCAACGCAAAACTGGAGGAGGACCGACAGCTCGCAGGGCTCAAACCCACCGACAGCCCTCACCTCACCGGACCCGCATCTCCTGACACTGACGCGGCCAATGACAGCCACAAGGGCGTCTCTCCGGCGGGCCTCGCCAGCACTCCGTGTTTCAACAACTTCTTCAACAGTATGTCAGCCTTAAGCTCGTCTTCCACTCCGACTAGCAGACAGGGCTCTCTGGGGCTAGTAAACGAACTGTCCAGCCGAAATATCAGCGCCTTGAGCCCGTACCACGCCAGCTCAGCGCCTGACGCAGGTGGAGCAGGTGAGCTGCAGGACAGCGTGCATGTCAACCGTGGAATGTACTATAACTCTTTTACCAGCGGCCAGAGCGCGCAGTTCAACGGACACTTCTACAACAGCTTCAGTGTGAACAGTCTCATTTACCCTCGAGACGGAACGGAGTTATGA